One region of Wyeomyia smithii strain HCP4-BCI-WySm-NY-G18 chromosome 3, ASM2978416v1, whole genome shotgun sequence genomic DNA includes:
- the LOC129731898 gene encoding uncharacterized protein LOC129731898 gives MFNFILLLIGLVQTTRTEVVLTDLTRHPGIVAFQEREAKIIQNHHLHLHVIKLETFQSYIDNLKYTLKSLEHSDKAGELQEILQIRMNGLLESFSKLGSFIKLLSEKECQIVEQYRVCTRKDLLDINDDQCIANALQGTEAACDYKEIEDRAEVRQINSHTVIIKNAIEPINIISDECSLSTRNITGTVMVTFERCSLVINGTLYKAEETMSEHKLTLIPMFGITFQETSIQREVDVHKLNLMHITNLNHVQQLKLNQETFQKLSFGGFILVLSILTILAKRLCKTSKRKTSIVTTTCEETRFPPVFIPKDKDKSYGDSGRILSRDGIVNNATNFAPQRTTCSSVSRSNHNPAGSMSIGNNPLT, from the exons ATGTTCAACTTCATCCTCCTACTCATCGGACTAGTACAAACCACTCGGACCGAGGTGGTTCTGACTGACTTGACAAGACATCCAGGGATAGTGGCATTCCAGGAACGCGAGGCAAAAATTATCCAAAATCATCATTTACACTTACACGTCATCAAACTAGAGACATTTCAAAGTTACATAGATAATTTGAAATACACTTTGAAATCTCTCGAACACAGCGACAAAGCTGGAGAATTACAAGAAATCCTGCAAATAAGGATGAATGGATTGTTGGAATCCTTTAGCAAACTCGGCTCATTCATAAAGCTACTCTCAG AAAAAGAGTGTCAGATAGTAGAGCAGTACAGGGTGTGTACGAGAAAAGACCTCCTGGACATCAACGACGACCAATGCATTGCTAATGCACTTCAAGGCACCGAAGCGGCCTGCGATTATAAGGAGATCGAAGACAGAGCAGAAGTCCGACAGATAAACAGTCACACGGTAATTATCAAGAATGCAATAGAGCCGATCAATATAATTTCAGATGAATGCAGCCTAAGCACGAGAAATATCACTGGAACTGTTATGGTGACTTTCGAAAGGTGCTCTCTGGTCATTAACGGCACGCTGTATAAAGCCGAGGAGACTATGAGCGAACATAAGTTGACGTTAATCCCAATGTTCGGAATAACCTTCCAAGAAACCTCTATACAGAGAGAAGTTGACGTGCACAAATTAAACCTAATGCACATTACGAATCTCAACCACGTTCAACAACTGAAATTAAATCAGGAAACCTTCCAAAAGCTATCATTCGGAGGTTTCATTCTGGTTTTATCAATATTAACAATTTTAgcaaaacgtttatgcaaaacTTCCAAGCGTAAAACATCTATAGTCACAACCACCTGCGAAGAGACCCGGTTTCCCCCGGTTTTCATCCCTAAAGACAAAGACAAATCTTATGGAGATTCGGGACGAATCCTTTCAAGGGATGGAATAGTTAACAACGCAACTAACTTTGCACCTCAACGCACCACGTGCAGCAGCGTCAGCAGAAGCAACCATAACCCGGCTGGAAGTATGTCGATTGGCAACAACCCGTTAACGTGA